From Veillonella dispar, one genomic window encodes:
- a CDS encoding branched-chain amino acid aminotransferase: MSKNIDWDNLGFGYVETDYRYLTTYKDGKWDEGGLITDANVVLNECAGVFQYAQTVFEGLKAYYTKDGHIVCFRPDLNAVRLNQSCERLVMPTLPEGRFLEAVKEVVKANKDFVPPYGHGASLYIRPYMMGTNSVIGVKPADEYQFRVFTTPVGPYFKGGAKPIKIRITDFDRAAPHGTGHIKAGLNYAMSLYAITDAHEKGYAENMYLDAATRTYVEETGGANFIFITKDGKLVTPKSDSILPSITRRSLMYVAEHYLGMTVENRPVHKDELKDFAEIGLCGTAAVISPVGQIDTPEGTINVPAGMDDMGPITKKLYDTLLGIQHGEIEAPEGWVVKIC, translated from the coding sequence ATGAGCAAGAATATCGATTGGGATAATCTCGGTTTTGGTTATGTAGAAACCGACTACCGTTATTTAACTACATATAAAGATGGTAAATGGGACGAAGGCGGATTAATTACTGATGCTAACGTTGTTCTTAATGAATGTGCTGGTGTATTCCAATACGCTCAAACTGTCTTTGAAGGTTTGAAAGCATACTACACTAAAGATGGTCACATCGTATGCTTCCGTCCAGATTTGAATGCAGTTCGTTTGAATCAATCTTGTGAACGCCTTGTAATGCCTACATTACCTGAAGGTCGTTTCCTTGAAGCTGTAAAAGAAGTTGTAAAAGCCAACAAAGACTTTGTTCCTCCTTATGGTCATGGTGCAAGTCTTTATATTCGTCCATACATGATGGGTACAAACTCCGTTATCGGTGTAAAACCTGCGGATGAATATCAATTCCGTGTATTTACTACACCAGTAGGCCCTTACTTCAAAGGTGGCGCTAAACCAATCAAAATTCGTATCACTGATTTTGATCGTGCAGCTCCTCATGGTACTGGCCATATTAAAGCTGGTTTGAATTATGCTATGAGTTTGTATGCTATTACTGATGCACATGAAAAAGGTTATGCAGAAAACATGTACCTTGATGCGGCTACTCGTACATATGTAGAAGAAACTGGTGGTGCGAACTTTATCTTCATCACCAAAGATGGTAAATTAGTTACACCTAAATCCGATAGTATTTTGCCATCCATTACACGTCGTTCTTTGATGTATGTAGCAGAACACTACCTTGGTATGACTGTAGAAAATCGCCCTGTTCATAAAGATGAATTAAAAGACTTTGCTGAAATTGGTCTTTGTGGTACAGCAGCTGTTATTTCTCCAGTAGGTCAAATCGATACTCCAGAAGGTACTATTAATGTACCAGCTGGTATGGATGATATGGGGCCTATCACTAAAAAATTATATGACACATTACTTGGCATTCAACATGGTGAAATTGAAGCTCCTGAAGGCTGGGTAGTTAAAATTTGCTAA
- a CDS encoding fumarylacetoacetate hydrolase family protein, producing the protein MKESTNRTLITNPKNIICIGLNYADHIEETSLATHDFPEIFMKTSNALASHQDIVPIQDENLHYDYEGELVIVIGKAGKNISRDQAKEHILGYTIGNDVSARALQFRGSQWILGKSLDNFAPIGPTIVSPDDFDFDNATITTTVNGEVRQQAKLEQMLFKPDAIIEFVSQYITLQEGDIIFTGTPSGVVLGKNESKYGWLKSGDTVSISISGIGTLVNQFK; encoded by the coding sequence ATGAAAGAATCTACTAACCGTACCCTAATTACTAATCCAAAAAACATAATCTGTATCGGTTTAAACTATGCAGACCATATAGAGGAAACTAGTCTTGCTACACATGATTTTCCAGAAATCTTTATGAAAACATCTAATGCATTGGCGTCTCATCAAGATATAGTTCCCATTCAAGATGAAAACCTTCATTATGATTACGAAGGAGAACTGGTTATCGTCATTGGTAAGGCTGGTAAAAATATATCTCGCGACCAAGCTAAAGAACATATCTTAGGATATACCATAGGTAATGATGTATCAGCTCGAGCCTTACAATTTAGAGGCTCTCAATGGATTCTCGGCAAATCACTAGATAACTTTGCCCCTATCGGTCCTACTATTGTCTCTCCAGATGATTTTGATTTTGACAATGCCACTATTACTACAACAGTAAATGGTGAAGTGCGTCAACAAGCTAAATTAGAACAAATGTTATTTAAACCAGATGCAATCATAGAGTTTGTATCTCAGTATATTACACTACAAGAGGGTGATATTATCTTTACCGGTACACCTAGTGGTGTTGTACTTGGTAAAAATGAAAGCAAATATGGTTGGTTAAAATCAGGAGATACCGTATCTATATCGATTAGTGGCATTGGTACCTTAGTAAATCAATTTAAATAG
- a CDS encoding methylated-DNA--[protein]-cysteine S-methyltransferase → MNYKYTYESPLGTMIMLGTLSYLTDLFFIDEDYAPSYDDAEYIEQLTGPFEVTIMWLDQYFNGKKPFITPPIQLEGTEFRKSVWSILQTIPYGKTTTYGDIGKEIAKQQGKDRMSAQAVGGAVGHNPISIIIPCHRVIGSNGKLTGYAGGIERKKYMLDLEAKHK, encoded by the coding sequence ATGAATTATAAATACACCTATGAAAGCCCATTAGGAACTATGATTATGCTTGGTACATTATCATACTTAACAGATTTGTTTTTTATCGATGAAGATTATGCACCAAGTTATGATGATGCGGAGTATATAGAGCAACTAACAGGTCCATTTGAAGTAACTATTATGTGGCTAGACCAATACTTTAATGGTAAAAAGCCTTTTATTACACCACCGATTCAGTTAGAGGGGACAGAGTTCCGTAAGTCTGTATGGTCCATATTACAAACCATACCTTACGGTAAAACTACAACATATGGAGATATAGGTAAAGAGATTGCAAAACAGCAAGGAAAAGATAGGATGTCTGCCCAAGCAGTAGGAGGTGCGGTAGGTCATAATCCTATTTCTATTATCATTCCATGTCATCGTGTGATTGGTAGTAATGGAAAATTAACTGGCTATGCTGGCGGTATTGAACGCAAGAAATACATGCTTGATCTTGAAGCGAAACATAAATAG
- a CDS encoding protein-ADP-ribose hydrolase: MTQQERLRYLVEGLVAEYNERHNEHIEIPMNEEEQFTLFRSLCNIRPAGGMSLEWMKIESEYLNILAHEKGIVTISDMEEREPQIYLWQGDITRLSVDAIVNAANNKLLGCFAPNHKCIDNEIHTFAGIELRMECARMTEYMEMPEKTGVARMTYGYNLPAKHVLHTVGPIIYESVTDKERIELASCYQSCLKLANAYNLRSIAFCCISTGEFRFPNEEAAQIAIDTVRTYLKETNSKIQVVFNVLKDIDYDIYNKLLG; this comes from the coding sequence ATGACACAGCAAGAACGGTTACGCTATTTGGTTGAAGGCTTAGTAGCAGAATACAATGAGAGACATAACGAACATATAGAGATCCCTATGAATGAAGAAGAGCAATTTACTCTCTTTAGATCTTTATGTAATATTCGTCCTGCTGGTGGCATGTCTCTTGAATGGATGAAGATAGAGTCTGAATATTTAAATATATTGGCCCATGAAAAGGGAATCGTAACGATTAGTGATATGGAAGAGCGAGAGCCTCAGATTTATTTGTGGCAAGGAGATATTACTCGATTATCTGTAGATGCTATTGTAAATGCAGCCAATAATAAATTACTCGGATGTTTTGCTCCAAATCATAAGTGTATCGATAATGAAATCCATACCTTTGCTGGTATAGAGCTTCGCATGGAATGTGCTAGAATGACTGAGTATATGGAAATGCCTGAAAAAACGGGTGTGGCTCGTATGACCTATGGGTATAATTTGCCCGCAAAGCATGTACTTCATACGGTAGGTCCTATTATTTATGAAAGTGTAACAGATAAGGAAAGAATTGAATTAGCTTCTTGCTATCAATCCTGTTTAAAGTTAGCCAATGCTTATAACTTACGATCTATTGCATTCTGTTGTATTTCTACTGGTGAATTTAGATTCCCTAATGAAGAAGCAGCACAGATTGCCATAGATACGGTACGAACATATTTAAAAGAAACAAATAGTAAAATACAAGTGGTATTTAATGTATTAAAGGATATAGATTATGACATCTACAACAAATTATTGGGATAA
- a CDS encoding antibiotic biosynthesis monooxygenase — protein MTKKLFKRILVTSTIAVLGVSTSFAALVMERDQSVDTAPSVNMYRFEVPAELQGTYNSAGVANLTASMEKEPNTLSMNVAHVKGNPSESYVVEVYKDLAAIETHRKSDHYQAFVNEVGSKLTNRKMYDVQSVLLFEKKDALSIVNDGKAIVTLTEFTVNSNDIDTVQRQYQLDIERAVRDDAGYKAGYVLRERNVKNHWYVIQIYSDQEALTKHLNSPGYRFMMSQIQGSLQNVTTKVLDGDVLVNHGGQAFVRP, from the coding sequence ATGACTAAAAAATTATTTAAACGTATTTTAGTAACCTCTACGATTGCTGTATTAGGTGTTAGTACATCCTTTGCGGCTCTTGTTATGGAACGAGATCAATCTGTAGATACAGCACCTAGTGTCAATATGTATCGATTCGAAGTACCAGCAGAGTTACAGGGCACATATAACAGTGCAGGTGTTGCCAATCTAACAGCATCTATGGAGAAAGAACCTAATACATTATCTATGAATGTAGCGCATGTAAAAGGAAATCCATCTGAGTCTTATGTAGTAGAGGTTTATAAAGATTTAGCTGCTATTGAAACACATCGCAAATCTGATCATTATCAGGCCTTTGTTAATGAAGTAGGTTCTAAATTAACAAATCGTAAAATGTACGACGTACAGTCTGTACTATTGTTTGAGAAAAAAGATGCTTTATCTATTGTCAATGATGGTAAAGCAATAGTGACTCTGACAGAGTTTACTGTTAATAGCAATGATATCGACACAGTACAACGTCAATACCAACTCGATATTGAACGGGCCGTACGCGATGATGCGGGTTATAAGGCTGGTTATGTGCTTCGTGAAAGAAATGTAAAAAATCATTGGTATGTTATCCAAATTTATAGTGATCAAGAGGCCTTAACAAAACATTTAAATAGTCCTGGTTATCGATTCATGATGAGCCAAATTCAAGGTAGTCTACAAAATGTTACCACAAAGGTTTTAGATGGGGATGTCCTCGTCAACCATGGGGGTCAAGCATTTGTAAGACCTTAA
- a CDS encoding B12-binding domain-containing radical SAM protein — protein sequence MKVKLIQPRMLKRPMDTDLKIRMSPHLGLLTVANIIRYECEVTIENENIRAIDFDDVPDLVGIAVTVDILPRAIEIASIYKEKGVKVIAGGIHITTASNTIPKEAFDSLCIGFAENTWPQIIEDAKHGRLQSQYVSAPLESGDDIASPAYDLIDKTDYLWYNVVSTSRSCPHRCDFCYNSSGTHQYINRNIEDVLEDIKKLGTKHIMFIDDNFIGNISWTKQFLERIKPLKLNWNAAVTMKIGQHPELMDLMKETGCQSLFIGFESISSQSLSSVHKMQNNREEFERLINELHKRGIMVNASFVFGLDGDTPETFKNTLNWIISQKIDTITSHIVTPYPGTEFYKRMEEQNRIFDYDLSKYNTSHVVVSPLGMSKEELEKGYLWIYKELYSIKNIFRRMPKTMGTIPAYLTFNFFYRRFGHFTAKVCNLLTYKRIGLFAEKLSRYM from the coding sequence ATGAAAGTTAAATTAATTCAGCCGCGTATGTTGAAGCGTCCTATGGATACAGATTTAAAAATACGTATGTCACCACATTTAGGTTTGTTAACGGTGGCTAATATTATTCGTTATGAGTGTGAGGTCACAATTGAAAATGAAAATATTAGAGCTATTGATTTTGATGATGTGCCTGACTTGGTAGGGATAGCAGTTACAGTAGATATTTTACCTAGAGCTATTGAAATTGCATCTATATATAAAGAAAAAGGTGTTAAGGTGATTGCTGGTGGTATACATATTACGACAGCATCCAATACCATACCTAAGGAGGCATTTGATAGTCTTTGTATAGGTTTTGCAGAAAATACATGGCCTCAAATTATAGAAGATGCTAAACATGGTCGATTACAATCTCAATACGTATCTGCTCCTTTAGAGTCTGGAGACGATATTGCATCACCTGCATATGACTTAATAGATAAGACCGATTACTTATGGTACAATGTTGTTTCTACTAGTCGAAGTTGCCCTCATAGATGTGATTTTTGCTATAATAGTTCTGGAACACACCAATATATTAATCGCAATATAGAAGATGTGTTGGAAGATATCAAAAAATTAGGTACAAAACATATTATGTTTATAGATGATAACTTTATTGGCAATATTTCTTGGACTAAACAGTTTTTAGAACGTATTAAACCTTTGAAGTTAAACTGGAATGCAGCAGTTACTATGAAAATAGGGCAACACCCTGAATTAATGGATTTAATGAAAGAAACTGGTTGCCAGAGTTTATTTATTGGTTTTGAAAGTATTAGTTCTCAATCTTTATCTAGTGTTCATAAAATGCAAAATAATCGTGAAGAGTTTGAACGACTTATTAACGAATTACATAAGCGTGGTATTATGGTTAATGCTAGCTTTGTATTTGGATTAGATGGAGATACACCAGAGACTTTTAAAAATACGTTAAATTGGATTATTAGCCAGAAAATTGATACGATTACATCACATATTGTCACACCATATCCAGGTACTGAATTCTACAAGAGAATGGAAGAGCAAAATAGAATTTTTGATTATGATTTATCAAAATATAATACGTCTCATGTAGTTGTATCACCGTTAGGTATGTCTAAAGAAGAATTAGAAAAAGGGTATCTTTGGATCTATAAAGAGCTATATTCCATAAAAAATATATTTCGTCGCATGCCTAAAACTATGGGCACAATACCAGCATATTTAACATTTAATTTCTTTTATCGTAGATTTGGACACTTTACAGCAAAAGTATGTAATCTGTTAACTTATAAGCGTATTGGCTTGTTTGCTGAAAAGCTATCAAGATATATGTAA
- a CDS encoding prolyl-tRNA synthetase associated domain-containing protein, with the protein MLDKQGVYDCLRDHHIDFEVTDHAPLFSMDDKPNVELPYPEWDAKNLFIRDHKREHYYLITVRGSKRVDLKQFRKDHKLKKISFGSEEELWDILKIKPGHVSPFCLLHDEARKVHYYIDADYKDNLIGIHPNQNDATVWLQGKDLVNLIEEHGTTIEYITI; encoded by the coding sequence ATGTTAGATAAACAAGGCGTATATGATTGTTTACGTGACCATCATATCGATTTTGAAGTTACGGATCACGCACCGCTATTTAGTATGGACGACAAGCCCAATGTAGAGTTACCATATCCTGAGTGGGATGCGAAAAATTTATTCATTCGAGACCACAAGCGGGAACACTATTATTTGATTACTGTTCGTGGTTCTAAGCGTGTGGATTTAAAACAGTTTCGTAAGGACCATAAGCTAAAAAAGATTTCTTTTGGCTCTGAAGAAGAGCTATGGGATATTTTGAAGATTAAACCAGGTCACGTATCTCCATTCTGTTTACTTCACGATGAAGCACGGAAAGTTCATTACTATATTGATGCGGATTATAAAGATAATCTAATCGGTATACATCCTAATCAAAATGATGCTACCGTATGGCTACAGGGAAAAGACTTAGTTAACTTAATTGAAGAACATGGTACAACTATTGAATATATAACAATATAA
- a CDS encoding DMP19 family protein, with protein sequence MSLSVEQFLSLSDAEQLQTIKDLNDSGNVKTIIDVLTSVGIENLSIPLLGELGRAYNNNGNEKEAIKVLEAIDEEHRDAVWYYRCAYAYGSIVLDNNEAYISDTMQQMLRLVDQGVRLATESELDDIKSYCFEVMDMCYMQMDFEKCEADYPDLCTAYNEYVAAKKKKREGVPRHRTITVEEIQATDDMWTINEPMYWTINIYGSYDDYLESAKPFTVEQRYLNAISWYFAEVNNGGHHQFFYNSTGIVWEDALAGLRLFKMDTLADNLQSVIDYFGGSISFDRAERWTILQDWENEEELFDFLDKKDDVVYEYDGIYEDTFVHEHPELFVFDGTYKVRE encoded by the coding sequence ATGTCTTTAAGTGTTGAACAGTTTTTATCTTTGTCTGATGCTGAACAGTTACAAACTATTAAAGATCTTAATGATAGTGGAAACGTAAAAACTATTATTGATGTGTTAACTAGTGTGGGCATAGAAAATTTATCTATACCTCTGTTAGGTGAGCTTGGTAGAGCTTATAACAATAATGGCAATGAAAAAGAGGCAATTAAGGTATTAGAGGCTATTGATGAAGAGCATCGTGATGCGGTGTGGTATTATCGCTGTGCCTATGCGTATGGATCTATTGTTTTAGATAATAATGAAGCGTACATATCTGATACTATGCAACAGATGCTAAGGTTAGTGGATCAGGGTGTACGGTTAGCTACGGAATCGGAACTAGATGATATAAAATCGTATTGTTTTGAAGTCATGGATATGTGCTATATGCAAATGGACTTTGAAAAATGTGAAGCTGATTATCCTGATTTATGTACTGCCTATAATGAGTATGTAGCAGCTAAAAAGAAGAAAAGAGAAGGTGTACCTCGTCATCGTACTATCACTGTTGAAGAGATACAAGCTACAGACGATATGTGGACCATTAATGAGCCAATGTACTGGACTATCAATATATATGGCTCATATGATGATTATTTAGAATCTGCAAAACCTTTTACTGTAGAGCAACGCTATCTCAATGCTATATCCTGGTACTTCGCAGAGGTTAATAATGGTGGACATCATCAGTTCTTCTATAACTCTACAGGCATTGTATGGGAGGATGCTCTTGCTGGATTACGCCTCTTTAAGATGGATACATTAGCAGATAATTTACAATCCGTAATCGATTACTTTGGCGGTTCTATTTCATTTGATCGAGCTGAGCGATGGACTATTTTACAAGACTGGGAGAATGAAGAGGAGTTGTTCGATTTCCTCGATAAAAAAGATGATGTAGTATATGAATATGATGGAATCTATGAAGACACATTCGTACATGAACATCCTGAATTATTTGTATTTGATGGTACCTATAAAGTTCGAGAATAG